In Pseudonocardia sp. C8, one genomic interval encodes:
- a CDS encoding alpha/beta fold hydrolase: MSTYVLVHGSWHDGALWGPVADALRGHGHTVHTPTVAGHGAGVDKAVDHDDCVRSITGYLVENELTDVVLLGHSFGGTVIARVAEEVPDRLRRLVFWNAFVPRPGHSLLDECPPHYRELFRSLAAASDDNTVTLPFPIWREAFIQDADLELAESTYAMLSPEPFRPFDDPLDLTRFYELELPKSYINATEDTALPPGEWGWHPRMSSRLGAYRLVQLPGSHEVMFTAPELLARKIVEAGRD; this comes from the coding sequence ATGAGCACCTACGTCCTGGTCCACGGCTCCTGGCACGACGGCGCGCTGTGGGGTCCCGTCGCGGACGCCCTGCGCGGGCACGGCCACACCGTCCACACCCCGACCGTGGCCGGTCACGGGGCGGGCGTGGACAAGGCCGTCGACCACGACGACTGCGTCCGCTCGATCACCGGCTACCTCGTCGAGAACGAGCTGACCGACGTGGTCCTGCTCGGCCACAGCTTCGGCGGGACCGTCATCGCGCGGGTCGCCGAGGAGGTCCCGGACCGGCTGCGGCGGCTGGTCTTCTGGAACGCGTTCGTCCCGCGGCCGGGCCACTCGCTGCTCGACGAGTGCCCGCCGCACTACCGGGAGCTGTTCCGGTCGCTGGCCGCGGCGAGCGACGACAACACCGTCACGCTCCCGTTCCCGATCTGGCGGGAGGCGTTCATCCAGGACGCCGACCTGGAACTCGCCGAGTCGACGTACGCGATGCTGTCCCCCGAGCCGTTCCGGCCGTTCGACGACCCGCTGGACCTGACCCGCTTCTACGAGCTGGAGCTCCCGAAGTCCTACATCAACGCGACCGAGGACACCGCGCTCCCACCCGGGGAGTGGGGGTGGCACCCACGGATGTCGTCCCGGCTGGGTGCCTACCGCCTCGTCCAGCTCCCCGGCAGCCACGAGGTCATGTTCACCGCACCGGAGCTGCTCGCCCGCAAGATCGTCGAGGCCGGTCGGGACTGA
- a CDS encoding AraC family transcriptional regulator, translating into MRVTDPLLEVLDSRDLDEARAQVARSYCPHMITVRGRGTGFRARHAAADGPDVGVFRLGYGSEPVHIRAEEFRDFVLISRPLSGALTVSGTDGTTTAGRGEAVLLGPDDAHRLDFGPGCRLLTVKVSTRALCRVGAAGPGTGNRLVTGRSGAPAAWDAVTRFLLAEAVPHGLIADDSPLRRHVADLVASAAAASFTTVPAAAGGTAALDRALEFIDAHAHRDVDLAAVAAAAGVGPRSLQETFRQRLGTTPLTHLRNVRLDRVRAELRSGGRPVAEVAHDWGFGHLGRFAAAYRRRFGRLPSEDRRPG; encoded by the coding sequence ATGCGCGTCACCGACCCCTTGCTCGAGGTGCTCGACTCGCGTGACCTCGACGAGGCCCGTGCGCAGGTGGCCAGGTCCTACTGCCCGCACATGATCACCGTGCGGGGCCGCGGCACGGGGTTCCGGGCCCGGCACGCGGCTGCCGACGGACCCGACGTCGGGGTGTTCCGGCTCGGCTACGGCAGCGAGCCGGTGCACATCCGGGCCGAGGAGTTCCGCGACTTCGTGCTGATCTCCCGCCCCCTGTCCGGGGCGCTCACGGTCAGCGGCACGGACGGGACGACGACCGCGGGCCGCGGCGAGGCCGTACTGCTCGGCCCGGACGACGCGCACCGGCTGGATTTCGGTCCCGGCTGCCGGCTCCTCACCGTCAAGGTCTCGACCCGCGCACTGTGCCGGGTCGGCGCAGCCGGTCCCGGCACCGGGAACCGGCTGGTCACCGGCAGGTCCGGTGCTCCCGCAGCCTGGGACGCGGTCACCCGGTTCCTGCTGGCCGAGGCCGTGCCGCACGGGCTGATCGCCGACGACTCCCCGCTGCGCCGGCACGTGGCCGACCTGGTCGCGTCCGCCGCGGCAGCGTCCTTCACCACGGTCCCCGCCGCGGCCGGGGGCACCGCCGCGCTGGACCGCGCCCTCGAGTTCATCGACGCGCACGCCCACCGGGACGTCGACCTGGCTGCCGTTGCCGCCGCGGCCGGGGTCGGGCCGCGCTCGTTGCAGGAGACGTTCCGGCAGCGGCTCGGGACCACCCCGCTGACCCACCTGCGGAATGTCCGCCTGGACCGGGTCCGCGCCGAGCTGCGGTCCGGCGGGCGGCCGGTCGCCGAGGTCGCCCACGACTGGGGCTTCGGTCATCTCGGGCGGTTCGCGGCCGCCTACCGGCGCCGCTTCGGCCGCCTGCCGAGCGAGGACCGGCGTCCGGGCTGA
- a CDS encoding M20 family metallopeptidase, translating into MTAALDRALRVFDGGGFRETLARRVAHRTESNAPDPAPALRRYLDEEMVPALAGLGCAVRVLDNPVLPECPLLLGTRHEDDTLPTVLLYGHADVVDGEPARWRVDLDPWRLTADGDRWYGRGSADNKAQHSVNLLALEAVLATRGRLGFNLKVLVETGEERGSPGLSEACAQHRAALAADVLIASDGPRVAPDRPTVFLGSRGVTMLTLSVPLRVGAHHSGNWGGLLRNPATTLAAAIASVVDGHGRILVPGLRPPEPPAAVRRALAGVPVGGGAGAPLVDPSWGEPGLTAAERVLAWNSFEVLALDAGDPARPVGAIPGSATAHCQLRTVVGTDVDRIGAALAEHLAAHGLDMVQVDVGPTRPPTRTDPGNPWVRWALAALARGTGQEPVLLPNLGGTIPNDVFADVLGLPTVWIPHAHPGCGQHGPDEHVLVPVLREAVAAMTSLFADLGGTAHPPPGR; encoded by the coding sequence ATGACGGCCGCACTGGACCGGGCGCTCCGCGTCTTCGACGGCGGCGGGTTCCGGGAGACCCTGGCCCGGCGGGTCGCGCACCGGACCGAGAGCAACGCGCCCGACCCGGCCCCGGCGCTGCGCCGCTACCTCGACGAGGAGATGGTCCCGGCGCTGGCGGGGCTGGGCTGCGCGGTCCGCGTCCTCGACAACCCGGTGCTGCCCGAGTGCCCGCTGCTGCTCGGCACCCGGCACGAGGACGACACGCTGCCGACCGTGCTGCTCTACGGGCACGCCGACGTCGTCGACGGGGAACCCGCGCGCTGGCGGGTGGACCTCGACCCCTGGCGGCTCACCGCCGACGGCGACCGCTGGTACGGCCGCGGGAGCGCCGACAACAAGGCCCAGCACTCGGTCAACCTGCTCGCCCTGGAGGCGGTCCTCGCGACCCGCGGCCGGCTGGGGTTCAACCTGAAGGTGCTGGTCGAGACCGGTGAGGAGCGCGGCTCCCCCGGGCTGTCCGAGGCGTGCGCGCAGCACCGGGCCGCGCTGGCCGCGGACGTGCTCATCGCCTCGGACGGCCCGCGCGTCGCCCCGGACCGCCCGACGGTGTTCCTCGGGTCACGCGGCGTCACGATGCTCACCCTGTCCGTGCCGCTGCGGGTCGGCGCGCACCACTCCGGCAACTGGGGTGGCCTGCTGCGCAACCCGGCCACCACCCTCGCCGCCGCGATCGCATCCGTCGTGGACGGTCACGGGCGGATCCTCGTGCCCGGGCTGCGGCCGCCGGAGCCCCCGGCGGCGGTGCGCCGTGCGCTGGCCGGTGTGCCGGTCGGCGGCGGCGCCGGCGCCCCGCTGGTCGACCCGTCCTGGGGCGAACCCGGGCTGACCGCGGCCGAGCGGGTGCTGGCCTGGAACAGCTTCGAGGTGCTCGCCCTCGACGCCGGCGACCCGGCACGCCCGGTCGGCGCCATCCCGGGATCCGCGACCGCCCACTGCCAGCTGCGCACCGTGGTCGGCACGGACGTCGACCGGATCGGCGCGGCGCTCGCCGAGCACCTGGCCGCGCACGGCCTGGACATGGTGCAGGTGGACGTCGGCCCCACGCGCCCGCCGACCCGCACCGACCCGGGCAACCCGTGGGTGCGGTGGGCGCTGGCGGCGCTCGCCCGCGGCACCGGGCAGGAACCGGTGCTGCTGCCCAACCTCGGCGGGACCATCCCCAACGACGTGTTCGCCGACGTCCTCGGCCTGCCGACCGTGTGGATCCCGCACGCGCACCCCGGCTGCGGGCAGCACGGGCCGGACGAGCACGTCCTCGTCCCGGTGCTGCGGGAGGCCGTCGCCGCGATGACCAGCCTGTTCGCCGACCTGGGCGGCACTGCACACCCGCCGCCGGGACGCTAG